The following are encoded in a window of Macadamia integrifolia cultivar HAES 741 unplaced genomic scaffold, SCU_Mint_v3 scaffold2422, whole genome shotgun sequence genomic DNA:
- the LOC122066507 gene encoding transcription factor MYB15-like, giving the protein MGRTPCREKTGLKKGAWTPEEDKKLVAYITRYGHWNWRELPKFAGLSRCGKSCRLRWMNYLRPNIKIGNFSREEEEIIINMHQALGNKWATIAAKLPGRTDNEIKNHWHTNLRRKCLKQNLKLPESKPDTSSKQKLEFNTLLPSAQSVQTLESSSPLSPGPSLSDFSSSSTDSMFVTSRNWLGDEYSTVSSPDKFEELNGDFWTEPYMAGNSYIQENFQQTWVDPGIQFPLYPLFLEDYFCTYGSYEEDYMFN; this is encoded by the exons ATGGGGAGGACACCCTGTCGTGAGAAAACTGGACTGAAGAAAGGGGCATGGACTccagaagaagataagaaattGGTAGCTTATATTACCAGATATGGCCATTGGAACTGGCGTGAGCTTCCGAAATTCGCCG GTCTATCAAGATGTGGAAAGAGTTGCAGACTCCGATGGATGAATTACCTGCGGCCGAATATCAAAATAGGGAACTTcagtagagaagaagaagaaatcatcaTCAACATGCATCAAGCTCTAGGGAACAA ATGGGCAACAATTGCAGCAAAATTACCAGGTAGGACTGACAATGAAATCAAGAACCACTGGCACACCAACCTCAGAAGAAAATGTTTGAAACAAAATCTGAAGTTACCAGAATCAAAACCAGATACCTCCAGTAAACAAAAATTAGAGTTCAATACTTTGCTCCCAAGTGCTCAATCAGTTCAAACTTTGGAAAGCTCATCACCCTTGTCTCCAGGACCATCTTTGAGTGATTTCTCATCCTCAAGCACTGATTCTATGTTTGTAACTAGCAGAAATTGGCTGGGAGATGAATATAGTACTGTTTCATCACCAGACAAATTTGAAGAACTCAATGGGGATTTCTGGACAGAACCTTATATGGCAGGGAATTCTTATATCCAAGAGAATTTTCAGCAAACTTGGGTTGACCCAGGAATTCAGTTCCCTCTTTATCCCTTGTTTCTTGAAGATTACTTCTGTACTTATGGATCATATGAAGAAGATTACATGTTCAACTAA